The DNA window CTACGTCGTCGGCGGCATCAGCCCGATCGGCCAGAAGCGTGCGCACATGACGGTGCTCGACGAGACCGCCGAGCTGTACGACACCATCTACGTGTCCGGCGGGCGTCGGGGCTTCGACATCGAGCTTGCGCCCAGCGACCTGGTCCGGGTCACAGCCGCAAGCCTGGCCGACATCGCCCGCTGATCGGCCCGAGCCCGCTGCGTTGCGGCGGAGCCGTTCCGTGGATGTGGCGATCTGGCTCCCCGGACGTGCGGGGGATGCTCGTCTGGGGAGTCGTTGCGCCGACGTGGTGATCTGGCTGCCCGGGTGCTTCGGGCGCTGGTCCGGTCGTCGTTGTCGTGCGGAGGTGTCGGGCATGCCAGTCCAGGATCGCCTCGAAACGTTCGACCCGGTGCTTCGGCGAGCCCGAGCGTGACAGGTCGTGGCCCTCGTCGGGGAACCGCAGCAGCTCGGCGTTGACGCCGTTGCGGCGCAGCATCGCGAACAGCTGCTCGCCCTGCTCGACGGGGCAGCGCCAGTCGTGTTCGGAGTGGACGACCAGGGTCGGGGTTGTGATGCGGTCGGCCTGCCCGACCGGGCTGGCGGCCCACAGCGCAGCTGCGTCCGCCGGCAGCGAGCGATCCATGAACATGCGGTCGAAGTACGCGCCGATGTCCGACGTGCCTCCGAACGACACCCAGTTGAGCAGGCCGCGCTCGACGACCGCGGAGCGGAACCGATCGGTGCGCGCGAGCAGCCGCGCGGTCGCGAACCCACCGTACGAGCCGCCCATGACGCCCAGGCGCTCGCCCGACACCTGCGGGTAGCGGTCGAGCACCATGTCGACCGCGGCCTCCAGATCCAGCGTGTCCGGTGACCCGCCGTCGGTCCAGGTGCCCACGACCGCCCGCGCCCAGTCCCGGCCACGGCCCGACGAGCCGTGTGGGTTGACCCCGACCACCGCATAGCCGGCGGCCGCATAGACCTGGAACTCGTCGAAGAAGCCGAACCCGTACTGGGTCGTGGGCCCGCCGTGGATGTTGAGCAGCAATGGGACGTCGTCGCCGGCGTCGGGCGGCAGCAGCACCCACGCGTCGATCTCGGCACCGTCGCGGGAGAATGTCACGTGCTCGGTTCCCACAAGGTCGCCGTCGGTGCGCACGTGGTCGTTGACCGCCGTGAGCACCTCCTCGGTGCCGTCGACCAGGCGCCACAGCTCGCCGGGATCGGTCAGGCCGGTCGCGGTGAAGGCCACCGTGGAGCCGTCGGCTGACGCGGCCACGCCTGTCACCAGGCGGTCGCCGCCGACCAGCAGCTCCGGGCTCCGCTCGCCGGTGAAGCGGTAGACATGCGACCGCCCGCGGTCGTGGACGAGCGCGAGCCACCCGGTGTCGGTGACAACCGGCGCCGGCAGGTCGAATGTGACGTCGCGGTCCAGGCCGGCGCTCAGGTCGGTCAGGCCGCCATCCCTGTCGTGACCGTACAGGCGTGCCGGCGACGGCCACGCGAAGGGATCGTCCAGCCCGTGGACGACGAGCCAGTCCTGGTCGATGCAGACCGGCCGTCCCCACAGGCCCGCGTCGACGAGCAGGGCGGGATCGCCCCCCTCGAGGTCGATCTCGTACAGCTCCGCACCAGGGTTCGTCTCGCGGTCGTCGCGGCGCTGGGAGGTGAACACGACCGTGCGCCCATCCGGGCGGAACGCCGGGGCCGACTCGTCGTGGTCGCCCGGCGTCAGGCAGCACGGGTCGGCGTCGCCGTCGGCGTCGACGAGCCACAGGTGACTGCGGCGGTCGTGGATCCAGCCGTCGGCGTCGTCGCGGTACGGGATCCGGGTGATGCGGCGTGGTCGGCGGGCCCGCTCGTCGTCGTCACGGTCGGCCAGGTCCGGCGTCCACTCGACGCCGACGACGACCATGTGCCTGCTGTCGGGGGCCCACGTCAGGTCCGTCACGCCGAGCGGGAGGTCCGTGCACACCCGCGCCTCGCCGCCGTCGGCCGGCAGCACCGCGAGCTGTGGCCGGTCCTTGTCTCCGCCGCCCGTGCGCAGGAAGGCCAGCCTGCGTCCGTCGGGCGACCAACGGGGACTGGCGTCCTTCGGTCCGTGGGTCAACTGCCGGTCGCCACGCTCGGGATCCCACAACCGGATCGTGCGCACGTAGGCGTCATCGTCGAGGTCTGGCGTGGACACTACGAACGCGATGCGCCCGCCGTCGGGATGGACGCGGGGATCGCCGACGGTGTGGAGGAGGGACAGGTCCGAGGGCCGCATGCAACCACCGTGACGGTCGTGGGGGAGGGCGGCGCGACCCTAGCACCACGCCCGCGCCGACACCGTGGTCATTGGCGTGCGTCGGCGATGACGCGTCCGTCGCGCAGCTCGACGACCCGGTCGGCGACATCGATCAGC is part of the Euzebyales bacterium genome and encodes:
- a CDS encoding S9 family peptidase encodes the protein MRPSDLSLLHTVGDPRVHPDGGRIAFVVSTPDLDDDAYVRTIRLWDPERGDRQLTHGPKDASPRWSPDGRRLAFLRTGGGDKDRPQLAVLPADGGEARVCTDLPLGVTDLTWAPDSRHMVVVGVEWTPDLADRDDDERARRPRRITRIPYRDDADGWIHDRRSHLWLVDADGDADPCCLTPGDHDESAPAFRPDGRTVVFTSQRRDDRETNPGAELYEIDLEGGDPALLVDAGLWGRPVCIDQDWLVVHGLDDPFAWPSPARLYGHDRDGGLTDLSAGLDRDVTFDLPAPVVTDTGWLALVHDRGRSHVYRFTGERSPELLVGGDRLVTGVAASADGSTVAFTATGLTDPGELWRLVDGTEEVLTAVNDHVRTDGDLVGTEHVTFSRDGAEIDAWVLLPPDAGDDVPLLLNIHGGPTTQYGFGFFDEFQVYAAAGYAVVGVNPHGSSGRGRDWARAVVGTWTDGGSPDTLDLEAAVDMVLDRYPQVSGERLGVMGGSYGGFATARLLARTDRFRSAVVERGLLNWVSFGGTSDIGAYFDRMFMDRSLPADAAALWAASPVGQADRITTPTLVVHSEHDWRCPVEQGEQLFAMLRRNGVNAELLRFPDEGHDLSRSGSPKHRVERFEAILDWHARHLRTTTTTGPAPEAPGQPDHHVGATTPQTSIPRTSGEPDRHIHGTAPPQRSGLGPISGRCRPGLRL